From Carboxydocella sporoproducens DSM 16521, a single genomic window includes:
- the fliI gene encoding flagellar protein export ATPase FliI produces MSWTAKKWRYLESIENTELIRVKGRVTQIIGLTIEANGPGVQLGEICAISSRNGGPRILAEAVGFKEKKVLLMPLADTSGIGPGCEVLALGRNLEIPVGPELQGRILDGLGQPIDGKGEIKGSMVYPVHNTPPNPLTRRRISEPIAVGVKAIDGLLTLGKGQRIGIFAGSGVGKSTLLGMIARNTKADINVIALVGERGREVREFIERDLGEEGLKRSVVVVATSDQPAMVRLKAPMVATAIAEYFRDQGYDVMLMMDSITRFAMAQREIGLAVGEPPATRGYTPSVFALLPKLLERAGTGEKGSITGLYTVLVDGDDHNEPIADAVRGILDGHIVLSRQLAAQNHYPAIDVLNSVSRVMTEIVGKEQRLAAARFRSFLATYQEARDLIEIGAYVNGTNPVLDYVIANLEEIKGFLQQDTEENWDFTETWQRLLQLTERGSRP; encoded by the coding sequence ATGAGCTGGACAGCGAAGAAATGGCGCTATCTGGAGTCAATTGAAAACACCGAATTGATCCGGGTTAAGGGTAGGGTTACTCAGATAATTGGCCTTACTATTGAAGCCAATGGGCCCGGGGTGCAGCTGGGGGAGATATGTGCTATTAGCAGTAGAAATGGCGGTCCGAGGATTCTTGCCGAAGCGGTGGGGTTTAAGGAAAAGAAAGTATTACTGATGCCCCTGGCTGATACCAGCGGGATAGGACCGGGATGCGAGGTGCTGGCTCTGGGGCGCAATCTGGAAATTCCCGTTGGACCAGAGTTGCAGGGCCGCATCCTGGACGGTTTGGGCCAGCCTATCGATGGCAAAGGGGAAATAAAAGGCAGTATGGTTTATCCTGTTCATAATACACCCCCCAACCCCTTGACCAGGAGGCGCATTTCTGAACCCATCGCTGTTGGAGTGAAAGCCATAGATGGTCTTTTGACTCTGGGAAAGGGGCAGCGGATCGGTATCTTTGCTGGTAGCGGGGTGGGTAAATCCACCTTGCTGGGCATGATCGCCCGCAACACCAAGGCTGATATTAATGTTATCGCTCTGGTAGGGGAACGGGGAAGGGAAGTAAGGGAGTTCATTGAACGGGACCTGGGGGAGGAAGGGTTAAAACGGTCGGTGGTGGTGGTGGCCACTTCTGACCAACCGGCTATGGTTCGCCTGAAGGCTCCCATGGTGGCTACTGCTATAGCCGAATATTTTCGAGATCAGGGTTATGATGTAATGCTGATGATGGACTCTATTACCCGCTTTGCCATGGCACAACGGGAAATCGGATTGGCAGTAGGGGAACCGCCGGCAACCAGAGGATACACACCATCGGTTTTTGCTCTCTTACCTAAATTGCTGGAAAGAGCAGGTACCGGTGAAAAGGGTTCTATTACCGGTCTTTACACCGTTCTCGTTGATGGGGATGACCATAATGAGCCTATTGCTGATGCGGTAAGAGGTATTCTAGATGGCCATATAGTTTTATCGCGTCAGCTGGCAGCGCAGAATCATTATCCTGCCATTGATGTACTCAATAGTGTCAGCCGGGTAATGACAGAAATAGTCGGCAAAGAACAAAGACTGGCGGCGGCCAGATTCCGCAGTTTTCTGGCCACTTATCAGGAGGCCAGAGATTTAATTGAAATTGGTGCCTATGTAAATGGAACCAACCCGGTACTGGATTATGTCATCGCCAATCTAGAGGAGATTAAAGGATTTTTGCAACAGGATACCGAGGAAAACTGGGATTTTACTGAGACCTGGCAGCGCTTGCTGCAACTGACAGAGCGAGGAAGTAGGCCATGA
- a CDS encoding FliH/SctL family protein has translation MSKVIKSAHVANLAPLPVHRLRILQLNETGEETGPEIFKPDAEELEKVRESILKETEEMVADLINQAKEQAQVIIAEAHDEAEAILANARQEGENLRTQAFQQGLQEGQKQALAQWEEKISALTAIIRAATENKRRALKEAEELMVELVLAISARILKALPEINPDYLRGQVEAVVEKVLDSEQGILYVAPQAVEQVSGWLDEIIANHPTLRKLRIQPDSSLSPGSVILETQYGRVEAILEEQMQLLAESLKGVMEDELDSEEMALSGVN, from the coding sequence TTGTCTAAAGTCATCAAATCTGCTCATGTGGCTAATCTGGCTCCTTTGCCGGTTCATCGGCTCAGAATTTTGCAGCTGAATGAAACCGGGGAAGAAACTGGACCTGAAATATTTAAACCAGATGCGGAAGAGCTGGAAAAGGTCCGGGAAAGCATCTTAAAAGAAACAGAAGAAATGGTGGCGGATTTAATCAACCAGGCTAAAGAACAGGCTCAGGTAATAATCGCTGAAGCCCATGATGAAGCGGAAGCCATTCTGGCCAATGCCCGTCAAGAAGGGGAAAACCTGCGCACCCAGGCTTTTCAACAGGGACTGCAGGAAGGACAAAAACAGGCATTAGCGCAATGGGAAGAAAAAATTTCTGCTTTAACAGCTATTATTAGGGCGGCTACGGAAAACAAAAGACGGGCTCTCAAGGAAGCTGAAGAATTGATGGTAGAACTAGTACTAGCCATTTCTGCCCGCATTTTGAAAGCGCTGCCGGAAATTAATCCAGACTATCTCCGCGGGCAGGTTGAAGCAGTAGTGGAAAAAGTGCTGGACAGTGAGCAAGGAATTTTGTATGTGGCCCCTCAGGCTGTAGAGCAAGTCAGTGGCTGGCTGGATGAGATAATCGCCAATCATCCTACCCTTCGCAAGCTAAGGATTCAACCGGATTCCAGTTTGTCGCCTGGTAGTGTGATTCTGGAAACTCAGTATGGCCGAGTGGAAGCGATTCTGGAAGAGCAAATGCAACTGCTGGCTGAAAGCTTAAAAGGTGTGATGGAAGATGAGCTGGACAGCGAAGAAATGGCGCTATCTGGAGTCAATTGA
- the fliG gene encoding flagellar motor switch protein FliG — translation MAKGLTGKQKAAILLIALGPELSAQVLKKMKEDEVEKLTFEIANLRKVSREYTEQVLREFHQLCIAKEYINQGGIDYAREILERALGTQKAIDIIQKLTLNLQVRPFDFIRKSDPSQLLNFIQGEHPQTIALVMAYLNPDQSAQLLSAMPPEIQVDVARRIALMDRTSPEVIKEIEKVLERKMSSVFAQDYTTAGGLQSIVDILNRVDRSTEKVIMESLEIQNPELAEEIKMRMFVFEDIVLLDDRAIQQVLREVDSKDLALALKGASEEVGNKIRRNMSKRAAEMLKEDIEFMGPVRLRDVEDAQQRIVNIIRKLEEAGEIIIARGGGDEIIV, via the coding sequence TTGGCCAAAGGTCTAACAGGAAAGCAGAAAGCAGCAATATTGCTAATAGCCCTTGGGCCTGAGCTCTCAGCTCAGGTGCTGAAAAAAATGAAGGAAGATGAAGTGGAGAAACTGACCTTTGAAATTGCCAATTTGCGCAAGGTCAGCCGGGAATATACGGAACAGGTGTTGCGTGAATTTCATCAGCTTTGTATAGCCAAAGAGTATATTAACCAGGGTGGTATCGACTATGCCCGGGAAATCCTGGAGCGAGCCCTGGGCACTCAAAAAGCCATTGACATTATCCAAAAACTGACCTTAAACCTTCAGGTTAGACCATTTGACTTTATTCGCAAATCTGATCCATCCCAGTTATTGAACTTCATTCAGGGTGAGCATCCTCAAACTATTGCGCTGGTGATGGCTTACTTAAATCCGGATCAGTCAGCTCAGCTCCTGTCGGCTATGCCGCCGGAAATTCAGGTGGATGTGGCGAGACGGATAGCGTTGATGGATCGTACGTCACCGGAGGTTATCAAGGAAATTGAAAAGGTTCTGGAGCGCAAGATGTCATCTGTTTTTGCCCAGGACTACACTACTGCCGGCGGATTACAGAGCATTGTAGATATATTGAACCGCGTGGATCGTTCTACCGAAAAGGTGATTATGGAAAGCCTGGAAATTCAGAATCCAGAACTGGCAGAAGAAATCAAAATGCGCATGTTTGTCTTCGAGGATATTGTGTTACTGGATGACCGGGCAATCCAGCAAGTTCTGCGGGAGGTTGACAGCAAGGATCTGGCTCTTGCCCTGAAAGGTGCCAGCGAAGAAGTTGGTAACAAAATTCGTCGCAATATGTCCAAGCGGGCAGCGGAGATGCTCAAAGAGGACATCGAGTTTATGGGCCCGGTCCGTCTGCGGGATGTCGAGGATGCGCAGCAGCGAATTGTTAACATTATCCGCAAGCTAGAAGAAGCTGGCGAAATCATCATAGCACGTGGGGGAGGAGATGAGATCATTGTCTAA
- the fliF gene encoding flagellar basal-body MS-ring/collar protein FliF has protein sequence MKELYAKVREKLMQFWQQANQTQKILALAAAVTVVVAIGAILYFYRQPDYQPLFTNLEAADAGAITAKLDEMKVPYQVSADGKTILVPADQQASIRLKLASDGVPTGGVVGFELFDQPKFGETDTDRQAKYQRALEGELTRTIMRMNEVEQARVHIVLPQNSLFALENEQEARAAVMLKLKPYQKLKEEQVVGLIRLVANSVKGLKPENVTIVDSNMQSLSDDINLGSEEKNSSKLTASQLELKQQLEKDMEKSAQSMLDRVFGQGKAVVRVTAELDFDRVEINKEDWGDKVTRSEQIQEENQKGSSTIPQGVPGTTTNIPGYQQITQQNNSSESNKSNKIRNYEIDRTQEHRVVAPGSIKRLSVAVMVDGQRVKEDQVGAVQEVVASALGVDTARGDMIKVTAIPFDTSDQQALAAELTKAEKMELYKQIAIWAGIAIVLIWLAFMLKKVLTPKGGIQPEPVSVEQLLAGVSIEKTEEKSELEKIQEEIEQLAKKEPENVAGLLRTWLAEE, from the coding sequence ATGAAAGAGTTATATGCCAAAGTCAGGGAAAAACTGATGCAATTCTGGCAACAGGCCAACCAAACCCAGAAAATACTGGCCCTGGCGGCGGCAGTGACTGTTGTTGTAGCCATTGGGGCGATTTTGTATTTTTACCGGCAGCCTGATTATCAGCCCCTTTTTACTAACCTGGAAGCAGCCGACGCTGGTGCCATCACAGCCAAACTGGATGAGATGAAAGTGCCATATCAGGTTTCAGCGGATGGCAAGACCATCCTGGTACCCGCTGACCAGCAAGCTTCTATTCGCTTAAAACTGGCCAGTGATGGTGTACCTACTGGTGGCGTGGTGGGTTTTGAATTATTCGACCAGCCTAAATTCGGGGAGACAGATACCGATCGTCAGGCCAAATACCAGCGGGCATTGGAAGGAGAACTGACCCGCACTATCATGCGAATGAATGAGGTTGAGCAGGCGCGGGTTCATATTGTATTGCCGCAGAACAGTTTGTTTGCCCTGGAGAACGAACAGGAAGCTAGAGCGGCAGTAATGCTGAAACTGAAACCCTACCAGAAATTAAAAGAAGAGCAGGTAGTGGGCCTGATCCGTCTGGTAGCCAATAGTGTTAAAGGTTTAAAGCCGGAAAATGTAACAATTGTTGATTCCAATATGCAGAGTTTAAGTGATGATATTAATCTGGGCAGTGAAGAGAAAAATAGTTCGAAGCTAACAGCATCCCAGCTGGAATTAAAACAGCAGCTGGAAAAGGATATGGAAAAATCAGCCCAGTCTATGCTGGACCGGGTTTTTGGACAGGGTAAGGCAGTGGTTAGAGTGACTGCTGAACTGGACTTTGACCGGGTTGAAATCAACAAAGAGGACTGGGGAGATAAAGTAACGCGGTCAGAGCAGATTCAGGAAGAAAACCAGAAGGGCAGCAGTACTATTCCGCAGGGAGTTCCTGGAACGACCACAAATATCCCCGGTTATCAGCAAATAACTCAGCAGAATAACAGCAGTGAAAGCAATAAGAGCAATAAAATCCGCAACTATGAGATTGACCGTACTCAAGAACATCGTGTCGTAGCGCCTGGCTCAATTAAGCGCCTGTCAGTAGCAGTGATGGTGGATGGGCAAAGGGTAAAAGAGGATCAAGTAGGAGCGGTGCAGGAAGTTGTTGCCAGTGCCCTGGGTGTTGATACTGCTCGTGGTGATATGATTAAAGTCACCGCCATTCCTTTCGATACATCTGATCAACAGGCTCTGGCAGCTGAGCTGACAAAAGCTGAAAAAATGGAACTTTACAAACAGATAGCAATCTGGGCGGGGATTGCGATAGTTCTAATCTGGCTTGCTTTCATGCTTAAGAAGGTGTTAACTCCTAAAGGCGGAATACAGCCTGAGCCGGTTTCGGTGGAACAGCTTCTGGCCGGCGTCAGCATTGAAAAGACCGAAGAAAAATCTGAACTGGAAAAAATTCAGGAAGAAATTGAGCAACTGGCCAAAAAAGAACCGGAAAATGTGGCCGGGTTGTTACGCACCTGGTTAGCCGAGGAATAG
- the fliE gene encoding flagellar hook-basal body complex protein FliE, with product MKIEAIQSSGLAQPLGLDKTKTVTNSEGPSFSEILAANLAKVDELQKQSDAARMQLLTGQAPDLHTVMIIGEKANLALQLTVQIRNKVIEAYQEIMRMQV from the coding sequence ATGAAAATCGAAGCAATCCAAAGCAGCGGATTGGCTCAACCCCTGGGGTTGGATAAAACAAAAACTGTTACTAACAGTGAGGGTCCCAGTTTTAGTGAAATACTGGCTGCCAATTTGGCCAAAGTGGATGAGTTGCAAAAACAGAGCGATGCCGCCAGGATGCAACTCTTGACCGGTCAGGCCCCTGATTTGCACACCGTAATGATTATCGGGGAAAAAGCTAATCTGGCTTTGCAATTAACGGTACAAATACGCAATAAGGTAATTGAGGCTTATCAGGAAATCATGCGCATGCAGGTATAA
- the flgC gene encoding flagellar basal body rod protein FlgC translates to MSWFDSLEISASGLTAQRLRLDVISNNLANVNTTRTQNGGPYRRQMVVFAERADELTFAQALQNALGQQKPVPAGKGVRVVQVAEDQSPLPRVYNPQHPDADNQGYVTMPNVNVVTEMVDMISATRAYEANVTALNAAKSMAVKALDIGR, encoded by the coding sequence ATGAGCTGGTTTGACAGTCTGGAAATCAGTGCTTCAGGATTGACGGCCCAGAGGTTGCGGCTAGATGTTATTTCCAACAATCTGGCTAATGTTAATACTACCAGAACGCAGAACGGAGGCCCTTATCGGCGGCAAATGGTAGTTTTTGCAGAGCGGGCCGATGAGCTTACCTTTGCCCAGGCTTTACAGAATGCTCTGGGGCAGCAAAAACCTGTTCCTGCGGGAAAGGGAGTTAGGGTAGTTCAGGTTGCAGAAGACCAGAGTCCTTTACCCAGAGTTTACAACCCCCAGCATCCGGATGCCGATAACCAGGGGTATGTGACAATGCCGAATGTGAATGTAGTGACGGAAATGGTAGACATGATTTCAGCTACGAGAGCTTATGAAGCCAATGTTACCGCCTTGAATGCTGCTAAGTCCATGGCGGTCAAGGCTCTGGATATTGGCCGTTAA
- the flgB gene encoding flagellar basal body rod protein FlgB: protein MIERILNLSTINFLERGLDAASLRHQVLSNNIANVSTPGFKRSDVVFEEVLAAALGQGEKTTLAGVRTDAKHLPIGSVPIVAVQPQLVRQEDTSLRNDGNNVDIDLEMAELAKNTIYYEALSRQIGAEIAKLKYVISEGRR, encoded by the coding sequence ATGATCGAGCGCATTCTCAATCTTTCGACAATCAATTTTTTAGAACGGGGTCTGGATGCAGCCAGCCTGCGGCATCAGGTTTTAAGCAATAACATTGCTAATGTGAGCACACCTGGTTTTAAACGCAGTGATGTGGTTTTTGAAGAGGTTCTGGCTGCAGCGTTAGGACAGGGAGAAAAGACTACCCTTGCAGGTGTCAGAACGGATGCTAAACATTTGCCCATTGGTTCTGTCCCAATTGTGGCTGTTCAACCTCAGCTTGTCCGGCAGGAGGATACTTCTCTCCGAAATGATGGTAACAATGTAGATATTGATTTGGAAATGGCTGAACTGGCGAAAAACACCATTTATTATGAAGCTTTATCCAGACAAATTGGAGCGGAAATTGCCAAGCTGAAATATGTGATCTCCGAAGGGAGGCGCTAA